AATAATCCACCGGCTTCTGCTGCTTCTATATGGGCATCCATCTGTGCATCTAGTTTAGCTTTTTGCTCTTTTAGAAAATTATCGGCATCGTCGTATGCTTTTTCTTCAGCAGAGTTTAGTAAAGCTATCCCCCATAAAAAATGATTTTCATCAGCGAATCCATATTCACGAATCTGATCATTAAATTCTGAAAGGTCACTATCTTTTAGGTTTTTAATATCATTAAGGATATCGGTAGCATCCTCGTGAGAAAGTTCACGAACCTGCTCTGGCATTTCGAGTTTATTAACATATCCATATCTTCTGATACCAGACTTAAATTGGTTATTAAGATCCACCCAATGTGGTTCATTTAGGTTAGGTTTAAATGGCCACACATCATAATCTTCACCTTCTTCAAGGTCCTGAAAAGAAAGATCTGCACATGGCCATGTCATGTAGTCATAGCTGTGCCAATCCATGCGATCAAGAATCGCTAGATAATCTCTGTATTCGTCTTTTTGTTTTCCTGAAACGTCTTGATAAAATTCATTAACTGTACTCATATGGTATAATTTTTAAAGATTGATTTTTGTTTTTAGAATTGAGATAATATTTCCTGTTTCTTTTGTTTGTATTCCTGTTCGTCGATTAAGCCAGCATCAAACATTTTCTTTAGTTTTTCTAGTTTTTGCATCGGATCGTCGTTTTGAGGTTGAGGTTGAGATTGAGGTTGAGGAGGAGTATTTTGTTGAGGTGTAGACTGCTGTCCTTGATTATTCATCATATTCCCCAGCATTTGACCCATTCCCAGGCCAGCCCCCATTTGCATACCGATATTACCACCGCCTTCATTTTTTGCCATATTTTTTAAGGCCTCGAGTTGTTGGTAATCCTGGTAGCTTACTCCAAGTTCTTTCATTGCCTGTGCTTCGGCACTCATATCTGCAATTCGACTAATTCTTGTTTTGGTTTCTTCATCAAAACTGGTTCCTTCTATCCTAAAATCAAGGAGTTCAAAACCTAGTTCATCGAAGATTTGTGCGCTCGAATTCTGAGAGAATGATGCAATTTCATTACGATGTTTATCAATTTCTACATAACTAAATGAAGCGTTAGCCAGGAAATCACTGATAGGCTGAGTAATTCTGGATAGAATAACTTTTTGTATTGCCTTTACAGGATAGTAGTCGTCACCTGCAATAACGTTGGTAAAAAAATCAACTGGTTTAGTGATTTTGAAAGAAAAATTACCAAAAGCACCTAATCCTACAGGAAAATTATAAACAGGATCTTTATAGGTGATAGGAGAGGGGGTTCCCCAACGAATATTTTGCATTTCTGCTTTTCTATAGAAAAAGATACCTACTTTATGAGCAGATTCAAAGGTATACATGATATTCTTGATGGTGGTCCAAAAAGGAATATTTCCTGTTTTAAGATCGTAAAGCCCTTCTTCTTCAAAGACGCCTTCTACTTTGCCCTCGTATACAAAAAGACATCCTTGTCCGGGCCCTACGATCAATTTTGAAGCATTTTTAATCTCGTCCCCGTTTTCTGTCCATTTTTCAAAAAGAGTTTCGGGTTTTGGGTTTTGCCATTCGATTACCGAACGGAGTTGACTTCTAAATGAATTTGACATATTTTTTTCTTTTAGGATTACTAATAGTTAGTTAAGAATGCAGTTTTAGCCTTGAGATCTTTTTCATACCGATCTTTATAATCTGGTATGATTTCGATTCTCTTCTTTAAGTAGGTCTCTACATATTTTTGATATAGAGGCGTTAATTCCTCTTTACCATACGTTTCAGAATCTTGTATGTAATTTTGAAACTTAAACTCTTCATATTGCAGATAGTGCTCTAATGCAGCTTCTTCTCCAAGAGCATGGATAGCAAAATGTTCGATATTTCTGGCTTTAGTTCCTGGTTCGAATGTATTTACCGTTTGGCAATATTCACAAGTACTGTAATACGATCTAAAAAAATTATCTTTTACTGGTAGTTTAGCTTGACATTGGGTACAACAAAAATCTTTGGATAAAGTATCTTTTACTTCTTTTAGTAATTTTTTTGCAGCATCTGCAAAAATTTTCACTTCGTATGATTTTAGTTTTTGTTCAAGTTTAAATTTTGTTAGATACCCTTTATCTCTTTCTTGTATAAATTTTTTAGAACCAAATTCTGCTCCTGAATCTTCAAAGGCTTCTTCGACTTTATCTTCCCATGTGCTATCTATTTTCCAGATAAGTTCATTAGCTTGAGAATAAATTCCTTGCCAGGCATTATGAAATGTAGTAGTTTCAAAATCAGTTGCTTTAAATAATAGAGGTAATGCAGCTTCTGTTTTTTCTAATATCTCCTCGAATCGATCTTCGATTTTCTTAAGGAATCCATCCCATCTATTTTGTGTTTCATTAAATGACATACTTTTAAAGGATTATTATATTTTAATAGAATTGGTCTCCACAGAAATCACAGTATTTAAGGTCTGTGTCTTCGGGTCTTGCCGCTCCGCAGCTTTTACATCGTTTGGTTTCGAGACCTGCATTTGTTTCTTCATATTTTTTTGTAGAAGAGAGTGCATTGGCCAGGATATCATCGAGAAGATTTTTTTTCTCTTCTTTAGAATTTTGTTTATCGTCGTTTTCTTGCATCTTAAAATTGGTGGTTTAGAGAGAAGACATATAGAAAAGAGGTTATTCCCATATTTTTTGAAGCAAAAAACATAGGAATAACCGTAGGTGCTACTATTCCAATTTACGTTTTATAGCCCTTTTTTTAAGTCTTCGATTGTTTTAGCCATTACTACTCCTGGTAATTTGATAGGAGCTGCAACCTCTGCTAGGAAAGTACCTTTTACTTCACCAGTTTTGTATGTGGTAAAACCGATACGATACAATCCAACAGTTAATGCTTTAAGAGGATCACTTGCTTCACTTTTATATCTTAATAGAGAGTTATAACCACTTCCACTAGGCTGCTTAGGCATTTCACTGCTATCATCATTACGATCTAAAGTAACCCAGTTAGCACTTTTTACAGTACCCTCACTAATATTATCTTTACTCGTTATATCAGAACGTTCTAAGGTAATATACGTGTCAAAATAATCAGTTGATTTTGCATTATCTGTATATGCTGCTGATTTTGTTGCTTTTTTGATTTTAGTTTTCCCTACAGGAGACATCATTCTTACCCCAATTTCTGGAGCAACAGCAGGAATCCATACATAAATGTAATAGAATTTCTTACCGTCTTTTACTTCATCTTCATTACCAGGTGCAGCATACCCCATATAAGACACAACATCTGTATAAGGCACTTTTATGGTTTTGGGACCTATCTTTTTTTCGATAGAACTACCAAACTTTTTTAATTTTTGAGCTTGGACATTTAGATTGCTTCCAAAAGCAAGGATAACAACTAAGATTAAAATTTTTGATTTCATTTTTTTGTTTTATGTGTTAATTAATTTATTGATATACTCTTTTATTACTCTAGTGTAAAAGTTACTTTTACAAGATGTTTTTGAATTTCTTCTGGTTTATGCATATTTATGTATTGCGTTCTCGAATCAGAATTTTCAACCTTTATAATATGCCCCAATTTTTTATTGAGATGATCGGCAGTTTTTTTTGCTTTCACTTTTGCATCTTCAATTGCAGTGAGTGTTAAAGCGGCCCATTCTGTATTGTTTTTTTCTTTGGCTACTGCTTCGACCTGCATAATTGTTAAACCATTCATCCTCTGTTTGGTGATTTTGATCACCTCTTCTTCTGAAGCTGTTGTATAATTGTAATATGAAATATCATTTACTTCTGAGTAAGATGCATACAATTGATAGAGAACATTCTTTTGAAACTTACTAAAATCAACTCCTATAGTCTTTAACTTATCACTGTATGATTGTTTAACCTGTGATAGACTTTTGGGTTCAAGTTGCTGATATCCATTTGCAACGAGTTGTTTTAGCGAGATGGTAAGAACATAGTTGTTAACTTCTATTTGCTTGTTCGCTTCTCCTACAATAGTTAGGGTCGCATTATTTTCTTGTGAAATAACCGATGTAACCGTTAAGAGGAGTACTATAAAAACAAGTTTTTTCATTTTAAAAAATTATATGATTCTACGTGATTTCTATTTTGTTAAATATGGCAGTACAGTAAGTAATGCAATAAGCATAACCAGAATTGTAAGCCCTGTAAAGTGATACCATGGAGTTTTTATTTGATTGTTTTTAAAATCGTTAAAACTCTGTGTCAATTGCTGATTCTGAAATTCTCTTTCTTCAAAAGCTCCTTTACAATGACCGCAAACCGAGTATACTTTTTTTCCGATAGGAAAGAACGGTATCCAAAACACATGAAAATATTTTCTATATCCTTGTATCCACATATTGTTTTCTGTATTACAATAAGGGCAATTTCCTCCTTCTAATTTTTTAGGATGAATGGTTGAAGAACCTGTTCCAAATATGATCATGATGTTTCGGATTTTTTCTGCTTAATTGCAGTTGTTACTGTTGTAAGTACTATAAAAAACAAGTTTTATAGAGGTGTTAATATTAGTAAGGCAAAAATGATAATACGATCATTGCAGCACCTACAATTAAACCAACGATTCCTAGTTTACCTTGTTTTGGTGCTAATTTTGCTCTTAGTTGGTTGGCTTTCTCTTTGGCCGCTTCATTTTTAGATAGTACAAGCTTATTAATCATTCCAAAACCTAACATGAATCCTAATACTGCCGAAACAATATTTCCTGCTAAAAAAGTTACCCATCGAATTGGAAATGATGCAAGCCAGCCTATACCAAGGATTGAAGAAATGATTCCCCATATTCCCCAGAAACAAAATACAAGTCCAATCCAACCTTGATACGGTTCGATTTTTTCTAAAAGTTCTTTCGCGTTTGGTTTTTTAGATAATAATAGTGATGGTACTGCTATAATACTTAATAGAATTAATGTGATTCCCCAGATCATAATTTTTAGTTTTAAAGGGTTAGTATTTATTTTTTGTGATTTTATATATGACTTCTTATATCTGTTTTTTTTTTGATACATGTTTTGAAGACCAAAAATCACAGTACAAAGATGAGCGATACAATTGCTGGGAAATACACCTTTTCTGGTGAAAATATTTACCCTGAAAACAGGGGGGTATTTATATGTGGTAAAACCCTTTTTATAGTGAGCTTTAATACTAAAGGAAAATATAGTTTTGTCGTAAACAATTTTTTTCAAAAATGAGAAATAGTAGGATTCAGTTTACAAGAAAATTAGAGTTTAGTATAAAGGTGTTTACCTTTTGTTTAATGGTATTGGGAAATGTCTTTATGTCCTATAGCCAAGGATGCCCAGAAGTACCAATATCTATTTTAGATGGTACTAATGGTTTTTTTACAGAAGGAACAGACTCACAGAATTTTTTTGGAAATTCTGTTAAAGATGCAGGAGATATTAATGGAGGCGGTGTATCTGATATTATTATAGGAGCACCTTATGATGGTTCTGGTGATCAAGAGGGAAATGTTTATGTTATTTTTGGTGAGTCTGAAGTATCTTCAACACCATTTGATATTTCTATGTTAGACGGGGATAATGGTTTTGTTATAAGAGGAACAGGTGTAGATAATCAGTTAGGTTTTTCTGTGAGTACAGCAGGAGATTTTAATGGTGATGATTTTGATGATATTATAGTTGGTGTTCCTAGTTCTTCAGTAGGTGGAGGGAAAGTAATAGTCCTTTTTGGGAAAGACACGACTACGGGTACGGGGTTTTCTGCTTCATACACTGTATCTGATATTAATCCTACTAATGGTAATGGTGTTATTATTGAAGAAAGTATGGGGACAAATTTTGGATACTCTGTAAGTTATGCAGGAGATCTTAATGATGATGAGGTGTCAGATATAATTGTAAGCTCTCCTGGGTATGACACTCCGGGGTTTAGAAATAATGGTAGAACCTATGTGATTTTTGGGAGTTCTTCTATATCCGATATGAACGTATCTTCACTTAATGGAGGTAATGGTTTTGTGATAAATGGTTTTTTACAAGCTGAAGCAGGGTTACAAGCTAGTGTAAGTAATGTTGGAAGTATCAATAATGATGCATTCGATGATGTTATTATGGGATTTCCCAATTATGAAGTAGGAGGTAATGATGTTGGTCGAGTTTGTGTGCTTTATGGAAGAGATAATTTTCCAGCAGAGATTGACCTGGAGAGCTTAAGTACTACTGATGGTTTCTCTATTATTGGAGAAGGAACAGGAGGGGCTTTAGGTTTTTCTGTAGGGCCGGCAGGAGATTTTAACGAAAATAATGGGCCAGACGATTTCATAATAGGTGACCCTAGAAAAGATGTAGGTGACGCAACAGATATTGGAGAAGCTTATATTATTTATGGTAGTAGTTCTTTTCCTTCTTTATTTAGAGTTTCGGATTTAAACAATACAAATAGTTTGACCTTAAGAGGAGATGATCCCAGAGATAATCTTGGATTTGCAGTAGATGGCGCATCAGATATTAATGGTGATGGAGTTTCAGATATCATTGTTTCCTCCACTAGTGGAGGAGCGGGGTCTCAGGGGGGGGCTTTTATAGTATTTGGAGGAACAACTACAAGTTCTGATGCTATAGAAGCTTTTGATATTATAGGAAGCATAGGATATTCTGTATTTGAAGATACTAGATTTGGAAGATATCGTTTTGGCCATTCGGTTAGTATGATAGAGGATTTTAATGGTGATATGACTCCCGATTTTGCAGTTGGAGCGATAAAGAGGTATAGTTTTGGAACAAATAGTGGTAGAGCTTATGTTTTCTATGGAGAAACTTTTGATCTGGTTGATGCAGAGTTACCAACAATTAATTGTCCACCTAATCAAGAATTGTATGCGAATTCTGTTTTACCTAATTATGTTTCTTTTCTTGGGGATACAAGAGATAATTGCACATATGAACGAGATCTTGTTTTTACTCAAACCCCACCCCAGGGAACTATTATAAGTACAGATACAAATGTTACCGTTTCTGTAACAGATAGATCAGGAAATACCAATTCTTGTAATTTTAGAGTGACAATAAAAACAGAAACGTCAACCATAGAGTGTAATACATCTTCTTTTCCTGTTAGCCATCTTAATGGAGATAATGGGATACTGCTCTATGGTGAAAAAGCAATGGGACGCAGTGGTGGTGGAGAACAACTTGATGTAGATACTGCAGGAGATGTTAATGGAGATAGGATACAAGATTTTATAATAGGTACAACAGGAATTGTGGCTCCGTCTGTTGGTCCGTATGGGAATGAACGAATTACTCTTGATGGTTCTGCATATGTTGTTTTTGGTACAGATAGAGGCTTTCCTCCTAATATAGATTTAGCACTTTTAGATGGTTCTAATGGATTTATCATTCGAAATGATACTCCGTTTACAGGAGGTCATCCAACCACAGGGGCATCAGTTAGTAGTGCAGGAGATATTAATGGAGATGGAATTGATGATGTAATGGTGAGTGATCCATACAGGAATACTGCTTTGGGTTTTGAGTTAGGATATACACATATTATATTCGGAAGCAGGGGTGGTTTTTCTAGAGAGTTTAATATTTCTTCTTTAGATGGGTTTAATGGATTCACAATCATAGGCGTGGGGAGTAGCGAAAATGCTGGAGTTGTAGTCGATAATCTAGGAGACGTTAATGGTGATACTATAGATGATATCGCAATCATTTCTGCTGGTTCTTCTTTTCTTCCGATTGCTAATAGTTTTGTTGTCTATGGGACAAGATCTAGATTTCCTGTTGAAATAAGAGTAAATGAATTAGATGGGAGTAATGGATTTACTATTAGAGATTCTGGAGGAACATCGGGAAGAATTAATCTTTCTGCAGTTGGAAATGTTAATGGAAATGGGAGTAATGATATTGCAGTAGGTGGTGTTGCAGGTAGAAATTATATAATCTATGGTCGGGAAAGAAGTGATCCTTTTCCTGCAATATTTGATGTTACAACTATTGATGGGACCAATGGATTTACAGTAGAATATCCTGGTCGCCCTAATTTATCTGCACATGTTGCAAAAGCAGGGAGTATTAATGATGACAGATTTCAAGATGTAGTGTTTGGAAATGAATTTGTGGTTTTTGGAGGGGAAGCATTACCAGCAATAGTTGACCTTAGGACTCTTGATGGAACTAATGGGTTTTCTTTTGATAGTAGTGTTAGGAGTGTAAATACAGAATACGCAGGAGATTTTAATAATGATGGGATAGATGATCTTATCTTAAATCCTAGGAATTCGGCATATATACTTTATGGAAAAAACAATTGGGAGTCTACAATAACGCTTACTTCTCCTTCAGTTTCAGTGTTACCCATAAGGTTAGACCTCGGAAGTGGAAGAAATATTTCAGTAAGTCATGCAGGAGATGTAAATGGGGATATGATTGATGATATCATTATTGGTAAATATGATATTATGAATAATTTTGATGTAGATGCTCCCGCTCCAACTATATTTGTTGTTTTTGGTCAGAATATTCCAGACATTGATGCGCCAAATATTAGAACTTGCCCTGGTAATCAAACCTTAAGTTCAGGATCTCCGTTACCTGATTATACAGGTGATGTTGATGCTACCGATGATTGTGATACCAATCTAGAGATTACGCAAGACCCTATTGCAGGAACCTTATTTACAGCAGATACAACAGTTACCATAACGGTAACCGATAATAGCGGAAAAGAAACCCAATGTAGTTTTGATGTAAGAACTCCTACTCTTACTCCTACAGTGAACCTTTCAGTTTCGTCAAATACAGGTACAGAAACAGATGAGACAATAATAACAGTTAGAGCTACTTCTTCGATGGCTGTTGTAGGTGATCAAACTATTGATATTGGTGTTACAGGAGTAGAAATTACATCTTCAGATTTTACCTTAAGTACTACTACCATTACTATTCCTGATGGGATGACCATGGGTGCAGTGACTTTTACTATTGTTGATGATACTGTTATGGAAGGCATAGAAACAGCAATATTAACGATTAGCAATCCATCTACAGGTATCACTCTAGGAAGGACTACGACGCAAAATGTTGTTATTACAGATAATGATTCAGAATCTACTCCTACTGTAAATCTTTCAGCTTCGTCAAATACAGGTACAGAAGCAGATGAGACAATAATAACAGTTAGAGCTACTTCTTCGATGGCTGTTGTAGGTGCTCAAACTATTGATATTGCTGTCACAGGAACAGGAATTACACCTTCAGATTTTGCCTTAAGTACTACTACCATTACTATTCCTGATGGGATGACCACGGGTACAGTGACTTTTACTATTGTTGATGATATTGATATAGAAGGCACAGAAACAGCAATAGTAACGATTAGCAATCCATCTACAGGTATTACCCTGGGAAGGACTACAACGCAAAATATTGTTATTACAGATAATGATTCAGCACCTATCCCAACAGTAAATCTTTCAGTTTCGGCAAATACAGGTACAGAAACTGCAGGGACAGTAATAACAGTTACAGCTACTTCTTCGATGGCTGTTGTAGGTGATCAAACTATTGATATTGATGTCGCAGGAGCAGGAATTACACCTTCAGATTTTGCCTTAAGTAATAGTACGATTACTATTCCTGATGGGATGACCGCGGGTACAGTGACTTTTACTATTGTTGATGATATTGATATAGAAGGCACAGAAACAGCAATAGTAACGATTAGCAATCCATCTACAGGTATTGCTCTAGGAAGGACTACAACACAAAATATTGTTATTATAGATAATGATTCAGCACCTATCCCAACAGTTAATCTTTCAGTTTCGTCAAATACAGGTACAGAAGCAGATGAGACAATAATAACAGTTAGAGCTACTTCCTCGATGGCTGTTGTAGGTGATCAAACTATTGATATCGGTGTTACAGGAACCGGAATTATGACTTCAGATTTTACCTTAAGTACTACTACCATTACTATTCCTGATGGGATGACCACAGGTATAGTGACTTTTACTATTGTTGATGATGCTCTTGTAGAAGGCACAGAAACGGCAATAGTAACAATTAGCAATCCATCTGCAGGCATTACCCTGGGAATGACTACAACGCAAAATGTAATTATAGAAGATAATGATGCCCTTATATTATGTACTATAGAAGCTGGTGATGATGAAGAGATTACACAAGGGCAGGAGGTGCAATTAAATGCGACTGCTTCTGGTAACGGAACATTTGTTTGGACACCCTCAATAGGTCTTACTAATACTAATATTGCTAACCCAATAGCAAACCCAGATCAAACAACAACCTATACTGTTGTTTTTACCAGTGATCAAGGATGTGTCGAAGAAGATACGGTCACCGTTTATGTAGAAGCACAAGAAGAAGATCAAACCCGATATGGTTTTTCACCAGATGGTGATGGAATCAATGAATATTGGGAGATTTATAATATTGAAAATTATCCTGACAATAAAGTATCGATCTATAATCGATGGGGAGATATAGTTTTTGAAGTTGAAGGATATAATAATACTTCAAGAGTTTTTAGAGGAATTGCCAATCGAAAGAGAAGTTTGGGAGGAGATAAATTACCCGAGGGGACATATTTCTTCAATATCAAAATAGAAGGTTCTCATAACTTAAAAAAACAAACGGGTTTCCTTGTTTTAAAGCGTTAATTTATGAAAAAAGTATATATATTATTGATAGTTGCAATACTATCTAAAGGATTTTTATGCCCAATATTTGGGCAGCAAACGCCGGTTTTTGCAAATTATAATTACAATACAGTAGTTATTAATCCAGCCCATGCCGGTTTCTATCCCGATTCTGATATTACTCTCACTAATAGAGGATATTTAAATCAGTTAGATGGTAGTCCGAGAAATATTGGGTTAACAGTCAATTCGCCATTGCGTTCAAAAAATATGGGATTAGGAGTAGGAGTTTATAGTGACCAGATAGGAGTAACTACAACAACAAGCTTATTTGGAGCATATGCTTATAAAATAGTTTTTGATCATAATTATAACCAGGCACGATGGTGGTCTTATAATCCTAATGTATTATCTTTTGGGATTACGGGAGGTGCAATGATTTATAACGAAAATTTACTAGAATTAGGTATTGATAATGATCCTAATTTTGCAAATAATATTAATACTGTTATCCCAACCTTGGGGGTAGGGATTTTGTATAATAGAGAGCATATTTATATAGGTGCTTCTGCTCCAAACTTATTAGGAGATTCTTTGTCTTCTGAGGATAATATTAACTTAGAGACACCATATTATGCGTATGCAGGATATCGTTTTTTTGCTTCACGTTTTAAAGAAGTATTAATCACTCCCAGCGTTTTGGTTAAATATGTTTCTGGAGCTCCGATTCAGGTAGATATTAATACTACAGTGAATTACAAAAACAAAATTGAGATTGGTGCTGGATACAGAACGAGTTCTTCGATGAATTTTCTTGCAGGATTTTATATTTCTAATCACTTACGAGTATTGTATAATTATAATCAAACCCTAAGAGATACTCCCATTAATAATACACACGGAATCATACTCAGTTACCGTTTAGGTAATGGGTTTGGTAATAAGAAATAATTAACCAGATCAGGATTCAATACCTAATTTTAGTATAGATAAGAATAGAATTATACCTTATCAAGGTTTTATATATTTCATTTTTAAGGCATATTTAGTTAACCCCGCCAGGTTTCTAACATTAAGTTTAGCAATAAGATTTTTTCTATAACTTTCTATAGTATGTTTACTCAAAAACAATTGATCTGCAATTTCTTGTGTAGTATGCTCTTGCGCAATAAGGGTAATAACATCAATTTCTCTTTGAGTGAGTTTAATATCTTCCTTCTTTTTTTTAGCAAACTTATTTTCTAAATAAATATCTTTTATATCTTTTGAGAAATATTTCTCTCCCTTAAGTATTGTTTTTATAGCTTTTAAAAGCTCTTCTTTTTCAGCATTTTTTGGCACATATCCGTCTACATCATGTTCTATAAGATTATCAATCATATCTGCATCATTATGCATACTAACCACTAGGGTTCTTATACTTTTCTTTCTTTCTTTTATAATTTTGTTTAGAGAAATACCATCTAATTCTGGCATAGAAATATCGGTGATAATAAGGTCGATTTTTTCATCCGGATTAATTTCCAGATATTTTGCAATATGTTTACCATCTTTGGCAGTTAATAAAATATTATATTCTTTTTCTGAGTTAAGAATGCTTAGTAAACCATCCAAAAACATTTTATGGTCATCTGCTATGATTAAATTATATTTCATTGGTTTATTTTTTTGTAATTAGGTTTAAATAAAACTCACTATGTGCGATCCTAATCTTATTTGCTATCAGGTAGGCAAAATAGGATTGATCTAATGATTATAGCTTACTTTATCATTAATTGATGTTAATGCCGGAACTTCTATATCTATAATAGTACCTCGATTAACTCTAGAATCTATATGAAAAGTACCTGATACTTTTTTTAATCGATTTTTTATATTCTCAAATCCAAGTCCGGTAGCTTTATTTTTTGCGTTAAAACCTATGCCATTATCTTCGAATAGTACATTTATCATATTTTCTACTAGATTTAATTGAAGCTCTACAGAAGTAGCTTTGGCATGTTTAATTGTATTCGTAATAAGTTCCTGAATAATTTTAAAAATTTCGATTTGCAACGTTTCGTCTAAAAGATCAATTTCTGTTCT
The sequence above is a segment of the Aquimarina spinulae genome. Coding sequences within it:
- a CDS encoding type IX secretion system membrane protein PorP/SprF; its protein translation is MKKVYILLIVAILSKGFLCPIFGQQTPVFANYNYNTVVINPAHAGFYPDSDITLTNRGYLNQLDGSPRNIGLTVNSPLRSKNMGLGVGVYSDQIGVTTTTSLFGAYAYKIVFDHNYNQARWWSYNPNVLSFGITGGAMIYNENLLELGIDNDPNFANNINTVIPTLGVGILYNREHIYIGASAPNLLGDSLSSEDNINLETPYYAYAGYRFFASRFKEVLITPSVLVKYVSGAPIQVDINTTVNYKNKIEIGAGYRTSSSMNFLAGFYISNHLRVLYNYNQTLRDTPINNTHGIILSYRLGNGFGNKK
- a CDS encoding response regulator transcription factor, whose amino-acid sequence is MKYNLIIADDHKMFLDGLLSILNSEKEYNILLTAKDGKHIAKYLEINPDEKIDLIITDISMPELDGISLNKIIKERKKSIRTLVVSMHNDADMIDNLIEHDVDGYVPKNAEKEELLKAIKTILKGEKYFSKDIKDIYLENKFAKKKKEDIKLTQREIDVITLIAQEHTTQEIADQLFLSKHTIESYRKNLIAKLNVRNLAGLTKYALKMKYIKP